One segment of Phycisphaerae bacterium DNA contains the following:
- a CDS encoding DUF962 domain-containing protein, translated as MPMFENWFRRHRNRRSLVLHAIGIPLTIAAIPLAVAAGATGAAAYWLAAGGGLVIGYALQFIGHAIEGNDAGELILVKKLLGRPYVAEVEPPIKEAQDG; from the coding sequence TTGCCCATGTTCGAAAACTGGTTTCGTCGCCATCGCAACCGCCGGAGTCTCGTGCTACACGCGATCGGGATTCCGCTGACCATCGCCGCCATACCGCTGGCCGTCGCCGCCGGAGCCACCGGCGCAGCGGCGTACTGGCTGGCGGCAGGGGGGGGGCTGGTGATCGGTTACGCCCTGCAGTTCATCGGCCACGCGATCGAGGGCAACGACGCGGGCGAACTCATCCTGGTCAAGAAACTGCTCGGCCGGCCCTACGTCGCCGAGGTCGAGCCCCCAATCAAGGAGGCGCAAGATGGATGA